Genomic DNA from Peribacillus simplex NBRC 15720 = DSM 1321:
GAACGTTTGCTGTCGGGATCACCATCCCCATCGCCATGGGGGTAGGGCTTTACCATAAAAAAACCGGCAACCTGAAAGGGGCGACCATCGTCGGGTTCGCGCTCATCATGGCCGGGATTTTACTTGGTCCGAACATTCAAGGAACGGCACTTGGTGAATTATTGACACTTGAAGCGAGCACACTTGCCATCATTTTGCCGATCTATGCTTTCTTCGCTGCCGCATTGCCTGTTTGGCTGCTGCTGGCACCTCGTGATTACTTGAGTACATTTATGAAAATCGGTGTATTTGCCGCATTGATTATCGGCGTTTTCGTGGTGAATCCTGAAATCCAATTTCCTGCGTTTACCGAATTCATTAATGGCGGGGGCCCGATTGTAGCCGGTCCTGTTTGGCCATTCATTTCAATAACCATCGCCTGTGGGGCGATTTCAGGATTCCATGCATTTGTCGGATCAGGCACAACTCCAAAAATGTTAAACCGTTGGAGTGATATCAAATCCGTTGGTTTCGGAGCGATGCTTGTCGAATGTGTCGTTGCCATCATGGCTTTGATTGCTGCGGTTTCGCTGCAGCCAGGGGATTATTTTGCGATTAACTCTTCACCTGAAGTGTTTCAAACTTTAGGTATGGAAACCGTACATCTTAACGAACTTAGTGAAGAAATCGGCATTGATCTGGAGGGACGGACAGGCGGGGCAGTTACACTTGCTGTCGGCATGACCTATATTTTTACCGAAATACCCTTCTTTGACAAACTGGCTTCGTTTTTCTTCCAATTCGTCATCATGTTCGAGGCGGTGTTCATATTAACCGCAATCGATTCGGGGACACGTGTTGCCCGTTATTTAATCCAGGACTTCTTCGGGGAGTTCTATAAACCATTAAAAAGGGTCGACTGGTTGCCGGGTAACATCTTCGCCAGCGCGTTAGCCTGCTTTATCTGGGGATATCTACTTTACTCTGGGGACATTGGTTCGATCTGGGCACTCTTTGGCGTATCCAACCAGCTCATGGCTTCGATTGGACTCATCATCGGTGCGACCGTCGTATTGAAAATTGCAGACAAACGCTGGTATATCTGGACATGCCTCGTACCCCTTGCCTACTTATATGTAACGGTTAATGTAGCAGGGTACTGGATGGTGAAAAACGTATACCTGAACCCGGACTCTGCAGGATTCAGCATCTTGAACGGAATATTATCGATCACCATGTTATGCCTAGGATTGGTCATTCTCATTTCGGCCTTGAAAAAATGGCGGGAGCTTTGGAAAATTCCGCAAGCGGAACTACTGAAAAGATCAGCATAAGCATAAAAAGATCCGGGCGGAAGCTGCCCGGATTTTTGTTCGTTGCGAATGTTAGAAAATGCTCTCATTTTCGTTTTCCTTAAAATTAGACACAAAAACCTGAAAAAGGAAAGTATCAATAACCCCAACTTTGTTAATGATAGCAAATGAGGAGGTGTGATAAGATGGCAAAAGATGTTCTATGTGAAGTGAATAATTGTAAATTTTGGGATTCTGGAAACAAATGCAGTGCAGAAGCTATTTATGTTGTAAGTCATAAAGGGAATCAAGCATCAAATAGCAAAGAAACGGATTGCAAAACATTTGATCCAGAAATTTAAACCATCGGGGGTAACCATCAAACTGGTTACCCTTCTTTCATATTTATTATTGATAATAAAAATCATTTTCATTCAAGATTATAGAAATTCATTTTAATTTTCTTCATGAATAGGATATTTGGGCGATATATACGTGAGTTTGATCGATATACTCGTGAATTCGCACTATACCCGTGAAACGCAATTTACACATGAATTTGAGCTACATACCTTGAATCCTTCATTTCTTTACTTTTGAAATGGTGAGCCCATCACCGATTGGAATAAGCAGGGATTCCAATTTAGGATGATTGGCTACAGTTTCATTGAATGACTTCATAAATGCAGTATAATGTTTAGGTTTAGCATCCTGATCTGCGACACTGCCTCCTGCAAGTACGTTATCCATGACGATTAAAGCACCCGGTTCTGCCAGTTTAATGCAATATTGCAGGTAATTTTCATAATTGTCCTTGTCAGCATCTATAAAGAAAAAATCAAATTTCTTGTTATCACGAACGAGTTTTTCCAGGCTTTGCAGAGCTGCTCCGGTCATATATGATACTTGATCGCCAAAGCCAGCTTTGGATAGATTGCCATAAGCTAAATTTGCGTAATCCTCCTTTAATTCAAGGGAGGTTAATTTTCCTTCGTTGCCGAATCCCCTGGCAAGGCAAATCCCGCTATAGCCCCCAAGAGCGCCTATTTCCAAAACATTTTTAGCTCCTGAAATGGATATAAGCATAGTAAGTAGTTTTCCAGATGAGGGAGATACCGATATGGACGGCATTCCGTTTTCTTGTATGGACGTAATGACTTCTTCCAAAATGTCATCTTTGATATAAAACACTGAATCGATATAACTGTTAATTTGTTTCATTCATTTCCATTCCTTTCTCACCATTATTGGAAGTTTCCTTCTTATCGGCTGCTTCATTTTCTTGTATTTCAAATAATTGAATGAATTCGTTGATTAACATATCAATGGCTTTTAATTCACCGACTAAGATTTGATTAA
This window encodes:
- the cstA gene encoding carbon starvation protein CstA; this translates as MNAVTIVIGSICILMIAYRLYGTFIALKVLKLDDSKPTPAHKLEDGKDYVPTNKWVAFGHHFAAIAAAGPLVGPILAAQFGYLPSLLWLLIGAVIGGAVHDAVVLFASMRKDGKSLSEVAKEELGPVAGFCTGLAMLFIITITMAGLSMVVLHALENNPWGTFAVGITIPIAMGVGLYHKKTGNLKGATIVGFALIMAGILLGPNIQGTALGELLTLEASTLAIILPIYAFFAAALPVWLLLAPRDYLSTFMKIGVFAALIIGVFVVNPEIQFPAFTEFINGGGPIVAGPVWPFISITIACGAISGFHAFVGSGTTPKMLNRWSDIKSVGFGAMLVECVVAIMALIAAVSLQPGDYFAINSSPEVFQTLGMETVHLNELSEEIGIDLEGRTGGAVTLAVGMTYIFTEIPFFDKLASFFFQFVIMFEAVFILTAIDSGTRVARYLIQDFFGEFYKPLKRVDWLPGNIFASALACFIWGYLLYSGDIGSIWALFGVSNQLMASIGLIIGATVVLKIADKRWYIWTCLVPLAYLYVTVNVAGYWMVKNVYLNPDSAGFSILNGILSITMLCLGLVILISALKKWRELWKIPQAELLKRSA
- a CDS encoding DUF1540 domain-containing protein, translating into MAKDVLCEVNNCKFWDSGNKCSAEAIYVVSHKGNQASNSKETDCKTFDPEI
- a CDS encoding O-methyltransferase is translated as MKQINSYIDSVFYIKDDILEEVITSIQENGMPSISVSPSSGKLLTMLISISGAKNVLEIGALGGYSGICLARGFGNEGKLTSLELKEDYANLAYGNLSKAGFGDQVSYMTGAALQSLEKLVRDNKKFDFFFIDADKDNYENYLQYCIKLAEPGALIVMDNVLAGGSVADQDAKPKHYTAFMKSFNETVANHPKLESLLIPIGDGLTISKVKK